A genomic segment from Pistricoccus aurantiacus encodes:
- a CDS encoding CYTH domain-containing protein, with amino-acid sequence MSQEIELKLALSPGAAEQLADHPSLKTLAFSRFSLGNTYYDTPQGHLEKARMALRLRRTEDGWLQTLKTAGRENGGLSQRDEWEWPVVSNRLDLRELAALPPMQGWAPETLAALAPRFSTDFQRTRWLVEQQESSIEVALDRGEIRTGQSRVAICELELELEQGQAAALWALAETFAKQLPLRPAALSKAARGGALLKGRWPLPEETDSPGTLWRRALVALDAEKDSNDPAFRALASRALVRLAGLEHALEDPAPARLARTLAEAMTQPDGNQAISWLDTAAGQAALALSWQLADRD; translated from the coding sequence ATGAGCCAGGAAATCGAACTCAAGCTTGCCTTGAGCCCGGGAGCGGCCGAGCAACTCGCCGATCACCCAAGCCTGAAGACACTCGCCTTCTCGCGATTCTCTCTCGGCAACACCTATTACGATACGCCTCAAGGACATCTGGAAAAAGCGCGCATGGCGCTACGCCTGCGGCGCACGGAAGATGGCTGGCTGCAGACCCTGAAGACCGCCGGCAGGGAAAACGGCGGCTTATCGCAGCGGGATGAATGGGAGTGGCCCGTCGTCTCGAACCGGCTCGACCTGAGAGAACTTGCCGCCCTCCCCCCGATGCAGGGCTGGGCACCCGAAACCCTGGCTGCCCTGGCGCCGCGTTTCAGTACAGATTTCCAGCGCACTCGCTGGCTGGTCGAGCAGCAGGAGAGCAGCATCGAAGTGGCGCTGGATCGTGGCGAGATACGCACCGGGCAGAGCCGGGTGGCCATATGCGAACTGGAACTGGAGCTCGAGCAAGGCCAAGCCGCCGCGCTATGGGCATTGGCGGAAACCTTCGCGAAACAGCTGCCGCTGCGCCCGGCGGCCCTCAGCAAGGCGGCGCGAGGGGGCGCGCTGCTCAAAGGACGCTGGCCGCTGCCGGAGGAAACGGACTCGCCTGGCACACTTTGGCGGCGCGCCCTCGTCGCCCTGGATGCGGAGAAAGACAGCAACGACCCCGCCTTTCGAGCGCTTGCCAGCCGGGCTCTTGTTCGGCTCGCCGGTCTGGAACACGCCCTCGAGGATCCGGCCCCGGCTCGACTGGCTCGAACACTGGCGGAGGCCATGACGCAGCCCGATGGCAACCAAGCGATTTCCTGGCTAGATACGGCCGCCGGACAAGCGGCCCTGGCGCTTTCCTGGCAGCTGGCGGATCGCGATTAA
- a CDS encoding inorganic phosphate transporter: MSIIVQNGDIFIILACLFGFFMAWGVGANDVANAMGTSVGSKAITIRQAIIIAVIFEFLGAWLAGGQVTETIRKGIIDPDLLEHDPQLLVYGMLAALLAAGSWLLVASMRGWPVSTTHSIVGAIVGFAVAGLGIDSVDWTKVGQIAASWLVSPLLAGSIAYMLFRSVQRLIFESNDPFAAAKRYVPMYVFLVGFIIAMVTLVKGLKHVGLHFSFLQSALLAALAGLVVMVMGAYLERRISRSKRKADRMGFEGVERIFGMLMIFTACAMAFAHGSNDVANAVGPLAAVISVVESRGAIDTAALVPWWVLVLGGSGIVVGLVTYGHRVIATLGTGITELTPSRGFAATLAAATTVVLASGTGLPISTTHTLVGAVLGVGLARGMQALNLRVIGTIVMSWLITLPAGAGLAIMFFFMFKGIFG; the protein is encoded by the coding sequence ATGTCGATCATTGTGCAAAACGGCGACATCTTCATCATCCTGGCCTGCTTGTTCGGGTTCTTCATGGCTTGGGGGGTGGGGGCCAACGACGTGGCCAACGCCATGGGAACCTCCGTGGGCTCCAAGGCCATCACCATCCGGCAGGCGATCATCATCGCAGTGATCTTCGAGTTCCTGGGTGCCTGGCTGGCGGGGGGGCAGGTCACCGAAACCATCCGCAAGGGGATCATCGATCCGGATCTGCTCGAACACGATCCGCAGCTGCTGGTCTACGGCATGCTGGCGGCGCTTTTGGCGGCGGGAAGCTGGCTGCTGGTAGCGTCGATGCGCGGCTGGCCGGTATCCACCACCCATTCCATCGTCGGTGCCATCGTCGGTTTCGCCGTGGCGGGGCTGGGGATCGATTCCGTGGACTGGACCAAGGTGGGGCAGATTGCCGCCAGCTGGCTGGTTTCTCCGCTACTGGCGGGATCCATCGCCTACATGCTGTTTCGCTCCGTGCAAAGACTGATCTTCGAGAGCAACGACCCCTTTGCCGCCGCCAAGCGCTACGTGCCCATGTATGTCTTCCTGGTCGGCTTTATCATCGCCATGGTGACCCTGGTCAAGGGACTCAAGCACGTGGGGCTGCACTTCAGCTTCCTGCAGAGCGCCTTGCTGGCCGCGCTGGCGGGGCTGGTAGTGATGGTCATGGGCGCCTATCTGGAGCGGCGAATCAGCCGCAGTAAACGCAAGGCCGACAGGATGGGCTTTGAAGGCGTCGAGCGAATCTTCGGCATGCTGATGATCTTTACCGCCTGCGCCATGGCCTTCGCTCACGGCTCCAACGATGTCGCCAACGCGGTAGGCCCTCTGGCGGCGGTGATCAGCGTGGTGGAAAGTCGTGGCGCCATCGATACCGCTGCCCTGGTGCCCTGGTGGGTGCTGGTGCTGGGCGGTTCGGGTATCGTCGTGGGGCTGGTGACCTACGGCCACCGAGTGATTGCCACGCTAGGCACCGGCATCACGGAGTTGACCCCCAGCCGTGGCTTCGCCGCGACCTTGGCGGCGGCCACCACCGTGGTGCTGGCCTCCGGCACCGGGCTGCCGATTTCTACCACCCATACCCTGGTAGGAGCGGTGCTGGGTGTCGGTCTGGCCCGAGGCATGCAGGCGCTCAATCTGCGGGTGATCGGCACCATCGTGATGTCCTGGTTGATCACTCTGCCTGCCGGGGCAGGCCTGGCGATCATGTTCTTCTTCATGTTCAAGGGGATTTTCGGCTGA
- a CDS encoding sensor histidine kinase, which translates to MSTQASRRWRPHSLLQLVLLAFAMVMLPLGVLIFQASQTLSELTRLADVSARQAVAETRRARDLASLALQMERNARQYAVIEEPGLMDIYAERLAEYETLLDRQAQLLKNNPDVQALNRQIETLKQLPGLPQEELVSSLALFEPFARHTDALREATGQLIDQRIDRIRQRAGEVKSQLWWRAAGLVSISLVLMLLFTWLIIRPIRQLEQRILSLGGTGETQEMGRIQGPAEMVHLGTRLTWLAVRLEELEAQKQQFLRHMSHEFKTPLTSVREGTALLRDGVAGELKPSQHEVLELIDQSGEELQRLIEQLLDYNLLKYQSEPHVSRFDVRTMVDELLAKHRLALESKRMQVNRFEKSLVWKADAGATQRILDNLLSNALAYGEDGGQLDIRARRDHGLLVIEVANSGEPIPQSDRPKLYEPFFQGKARRKGSLLQGSGIGLSVAADCASSQSGTLELVDDDRLAVCFRLSLPWLKDDDKVTQEETHMTAIQ; encoded by the coding sequence ATGAGTACACAGGCATCGCGCCGCTGGCGCCCGCATTCCTTGCTGCAACTCGTTCTGCTCGCCTTCGCAATGGTGATGCTGCCCTTGGGCGTGCTGATCTTTCAGGCGAGTCAGACTCTCTCGGAGCTCACCCGCCTGGCGGATGTCAGCGCTCGCCAAGCGGTGGCGGAAACCCGACGTGCTCGAGACCTTGCCAGTCTGGCGCTGCAGATGGAGCGTAACGCCAGGCAGTACGCGGTCATCGAAGAACCGGGGCTGATGGATATCTACGCGGAGCGGCTGGCGGAATACGAGACGCTGCTGGATCGTCAGGCTCAGTTGCTCAAGAACAACCCGGATGTCCAGGCCCTCAATCGACAGATCGAGACGCTCAAGCAGTTGCCGGGTCTTCCCCAGGAAGAGTTAGTCAGTTCATTGGCGTTATTCGAGCCTTTCGCGCGTCATACGGACGCCCTGCGCGAGGCCACCGGCCAACTGATCGATCAGCGTATCGACCGAATCCGCCAGCGCGCCGGCGAGGTCAAGTCACAGCTATGGTGGCGCGCGGCGGGTCTGGTTTCCATCAGCCTGGTGCTGATGCTGCTGTTTACCTGGTTGATCATTCGCCCCATTCGGCAACTCGAGCAGCGTATCCTGAGCCTTGGTGGAACCGGCGAGACTCAGGAGATGGGGCGTATTCAAGGGCCGGCGGAGATGGTGCATCTGGGCACGCGCCTGACCTGGCTCGCGGTACGGCTCGAAGAGCTGGAAGCGCAGAAGCAGCAGTTCCTGAGGCACATGTCCCATGAATTCAAGACGCCGCTTACCAGCGTACGCGAAGGCACCGCGCTGCTGCGCGACGGCGTGGCCGGAGAGCTCAAGCCGAGTCAGCATGAAGTGCTGGAACTGATCGACCAGAGCGGTGAGGAGCTTCAGCGCCTGATCGAACAGCTGCTGGATTACAACCTGCTCAAGTACCAGAGCGAGCCACACGTCTCGCGCTTCGATGTGCGCACAATGGTGGACGAACTGCTGGCGAAGCATCGTCTTGCCCTGGAGAGCAAGCGCATGCAGGTCAACCGTTTCGAGAAATCCCTGGTCTGGAAGGCGGATGCCGGCGCGACCCAGCGCATCCTGGACAACCTGTTGTCCAACGCCCTCGCTTACGGAGAGGACGGCGGGCAGCTCGACATTCGAGCGCGGCGCGATCACGGTCTGCTGGTCATCGAGGTCGCCAACAGCGGCGAGCCGATTCCGCAAAGCGATCGTCCCAAGCTGTACGAACCCTTCTTCCAGGGGAAGGCGCGCCGCAAGGGGTCGCTTCTTCAGGGGTCGGGAATCGGGCTGTCCGTGGCGGCGGATTGCGCTTCGAGCCAATCTGGTACGCTCGAACTGGTGGACGATGACCGGCTGGCGGTATGCTTCCGTCTTTCGCTGCCCTGGCTCAAGGATGACGACAAGGTTACGCAGGAAGAAACGCACATGACGGCGATACAATAA
- the argA gene encoding amino-acid N-acetyltransferase — protein sequence MSNRFPIADWFRHSSPYINAHRGRTFVVLIEGEAIAAGQGEQLIQDLALLHTLGVRLVVVFGIRAQVTQALNERHITPLRHDGRWVASDAIMAQVERIAAQQCLWLEARFSLGLPNTPLHGSEMTVVSGNLVMAKPLGVRDGIDFERSGEVRRVRSGAIEKLLKNDALVLLPPLGFSSTGEVFDLDAADVAMQTAVALGADKLILLGAEAGLQDNQGALQRQLTPAEAECLCRQAQPGSETARHLGAACFAARHAVARAHLLSWRNPDALLGELYTRDGVGTMITEHRYEQLRPAELTDIGGLLELLEPLEKRGMLVARSRERLEHEINDYRVIERDGMIVGCAALHAFADTRMGELACLAVHDDYHGGARGEMLLAEAERQARQQGLSRLFVLTTHTVHWFLERGFSLASMQDLPTLKRDTYNHARKSKILTKSLT from the coding sequence TTGAGCAATCGTTTTCCCATCGCCGACTGGTTTCGCCACTCTTCCCCTTATATCAACGCGCATCGAGGGCGTACCTTCGTGGTGCTCATCGAAGGAGAAGCCATCGCCGCCGGCCAGGGAGAACAGTTGATTCAGGATCTGGCGTTATTGCACACCCTGGGGGTGCGCCTGGTGGTGGTGTTCGGCATTCGCGCTCAGGTGACCCAGGCGCTGAACGAGCGCCATATCACCCCCCTCCGTCACGACGGGCGCTGGGTAGCAAGCGATGCCATCATGGCCCAGGTCGAGCGTATCGCCGCTCAGCAGTGTCTGTGGCTCGAGGCGCGATTCTCCCTGGGTCTGCCCAATACCCCCCTGCACGGCAGCGAAATGACCGTGGTTTCCGGCAACCTGGTCATGGCCAAGCCGCTGGGGGTCCGCGACGGCATCGATTTCGAGCGCAGCGGCGAAGTCCGTCGCGTGCGCAGCGGCGCCATCGAGAAGCTTTTAAAAAACGATGCCCTGGTGCTGCTGCCGCCCCTGGGGTTTTCCAGTACCGGCGAGGTCTTCGATCTGGACGCCGCGGACGTGGCCATGCAAACCGCGGTGGCGCTCGGCGCTGACAAGCTGATTCTCCTGGGCGCCGAAGCGGGACTGCAGGATAATCAGGGGGCGCTGCAGCGCCAGTTGACTCCGGCGGAGGCGGAATGCCTGTGCCGACAAGCACAGCCCGGTAGTGAAACAGCGCGACATCTCGGCGCCGCCTGCTTCGCCGCGCGACACGCGGTGGCACGCGCGCATCTGCTGTCCTGGCGAAACCCCGATGCGCTGCTGGGGGAGCTGTACACCCGGGACGGGGTAGGCACCATGATTACCGAGCATCGCTACGAACAGCTGCGTCCCGCGGAGCTTACGGATATCGGCGGGCTGCTCGAACTGCTCGAACCCCTGGAAAAGCGTGGCATGCTGGTGGCCCGTTCTCGCGAGCGTCTCGAACACGAAATCAACGACTACCGGGTAATCGAGCGGGACGGCATGATCGTCGGCTGCGCCGCCCTGCATGCCTTTGCCGACACCCGGATGGGCGAGCTGGCCTGCCTGGCGGTGCACGACGACTATCACGGCGGCGCCAGGGGCGAGATGCTGCTGGCCGAGGCGGAGCGCCAGGCTAGACAACAGGGATTGTCCCGACTGTTCGTGCTGACCACCCATACGGTTCACTGGTTTCTGGAACGGGGCTTCAGCCTGGCCAGCATGCAGGATCTGCCGACGCTCAAGCGGGATACCTACAATCATGCGCGCAAATCGAAGATCCTCACCAAGTCTTTGACATAG
- a CDS encoding YciI family protein: MLYAIISEDVRDSLERRMVARPDHLARIEKLRDEGRLVLAGPHPAIDTSTPGDAGFTGSLVVAEFDDLNAAQAWAEADPYMIAGVYAGVVVKPFNKVLP; the protein is encoded by the coding sequence ATGCTCTATGCGATTATCAGTGAAGACGTCCGCGACAGCCTCGAGCGACGCATGGTGGCCCGGCCGGATCATCTAGCGCGTATCGAAAAGCTGCGGGACGAGGGCCGCCTGGTGCTGGCGGGACCGCATCCGGCGATCGACACCTCGACCCCGGGAGACGCCGGTTTCACCGGCAGCCTGGTGGTCGCGGAATTCGACGATCTGAACGCTGCCCAAGCCTGGGCGGAGGCGGACCCCTACATGATCGCCGGGGTCTACGCCGGCGTCGTGGTCAAGCCCTTCAACAAGGTGCTTCCCTGA
- a CDS encoding TIGR00153 family protein codes for MVTSNPFTAMFGRSPFQPLLSHIAKASECAGELLPFFEATLIGDWEAATRHRETITRLEHEADKLKTELRLNLPNTLFLPVSRSDLLELISVQDKIANKARDITGIMLGRRMQVPEELAQPMRDYLKTAIATVEQARKALEELQELLDSGFGRNVSQVMMKLIGELDQLERQADDQQVAIRRQLFEIEEKLFSIDVMFLYKIIDWIGELSDRAERVGSRLQILTAR; via the coding sequence ATGGTGACCTCCAATCCTTTTACAGCGATGTTCGGTCGCTCGCCGTTTCAGCCGTTGCTGTCGCATATCGCCAAAGCCAGTGAATGCGCCGGTGAGCTGCTGCCTTTCTTCGAAGCAACCCTGATTGGTGATTGGGAGGCCGCGACTCGCCATCGTGAAACTATCACACGTCTGGAACACGAGGCGGACAAGCTCAAGACCGAGCTGCGGCTCAATCTCCCCAACACCCTGTTTCTACCGGTGTCGCGCTCGGATCTGCTGGAACTGATCAGCGTTCAGGACAAGATCGCCAACAAGGCTCGGGATATCACCGGCATCATGCTGGGACGCAGGATGCAGGTGCCGGAAGAGCTGGCGCAACCCATGCGCGATTACCTGAAAACCGCCATCGCCACGGTAGAGCAGGCGCGCAAGGCGCTGGAGGAGCTTCAGGAACTGCTCGACTCCGGCTTCGGCCGCAACGTGTCCCAGGTGATGATGAAGCTGATCGGCGAGCTGGATCAGCTCGAACGCCAGGCGGACGATCAGCAGGTCGCCATTCGCCGACAGCTGTTCGAGATCGAGGAAAAGCTCTTCTCCATCGATGTGATGTTCCTCTACAAGATCATCGACTGGATCGGTGAGCTGTCCGACCGCGCCGAACGGGTCGGCAGCCGACTACAGATACTGACCGCACGCTGA
- the mnmC gene encoding bifunctional tRNA (5-methylaminomethyl-2-thiouridine)(34)-methyltransferase MnmD/FAD-dependent 5-carboxymethylaminomethyl-2-thiouridine(34) oxidoreductase MnmC, translating to MTFPPPLAPLAVLAHPVLDWSDQAAPHSRHFGDVYFSRQSGQAETEHVFLKGNDLPGRFAAWQETRPFVVGETGFGTGLNMLCAAACFHDHAPPDTRLHLVSTERFPLQRDDLARALSAWPALTHLARPLIDQWPLPVGGVHRLWLDERVILDLHFGDSVERLARLDGKVDAWFLDGFAPAKNPEMWQPALLKAMAAASRPGATFSTFTCAGVVKRGLSAAGFAWRKAPGFGRKREMLRGEIERPPQDDFRHDTPWFVPPPARRARHVAVIGAGVAGASVAHALARRGISVTLLDRTAPGAGASGNDQGALYVKLAAQTNLQSRFYLAGLQHSRRWLAQLDPERTLWRDCGVLQLATNYREARRQARFLANHPLPASLVEGVDAATASARSGIRLEHGGLDYPNAGWVRPRAICQRLAAAPGIMFRRGTVECLVSNDRGWQLVLANGERLEADHVVIANAAQASRFAQSEAFPLQVVRGQITQIELDGKATPELKRVVCAGGYVPPPLDGRLIVGASFRPNDSGQELRDEEHAANLAELAKTLPAYFEALQQADVELDPTRLQGRVALRAASPDKTPYAGPVPIAKRWHEDYAMLAKDARRTPATPGAHHPGLWISTAHGSRGFASAPLCAEIIASRLCDEPLPLERELVDHLHPGRRLIRELITSQ from the coding sequence ATGACGTTCCCTCCTCCGCTGGCACCGCTTGCCGTCTTGGCACATCCGGTTCTCGATTGGAGCGATCAAGCGGCGCCCCACTCCCGCCACTTCGGCGACGTGTACTTCTCCCGCCAGAGCGGCCAAGCGGAAACCGAGCATGTCTTTCTGAAAGGCAACGACCTGCCCGGACGTTTCGCCGCCTGGCAGGAGACGCGCCCCTTCGTGGTCGGCGAAACCGGCTTCGGTACCGGGCTCAATATGCTGTGTGCCGCCGCCTGTTTTCACGATCACGCTCCACCTGACACGCGCCTGCATCTGGTTTCCACGGAGCGATTTCCCTTGCAGCGCGACGATCTGGCCCGAGCGCTCTCGGCCTGGCCGGCATTGACGCATCTGGCCAGGCCGCTTATCGACCAGTGGCCGCTGCCGGTCGGCGGCGTACATCGGCTGTGGCTCGATGAGCGAGTGATCCTGGATCTGCATTTCGGCGACAGCGTCGAGCGGCTGGCTCGGCTTGACGGCAAGGTGGATGCCTGGTTCCTGGACGGCTTCGCTCCGGCGAAAAATCCCGAGATGTGGCAGCCGGCGCTGCTCAAAGCCATGGCAGCGGCCAGTCGCCCGGGAGCTACCTTCTCTACTTTCACCTGCGCCGGGGTGGTCAAGCGTGGCCTGAGCGCGGCGGGATTTGCCTGGCGCAAGGCGCCGGGGTTCGGGCGCAAACGGGAAATGCTGCGGGGCGAGATCGAGCGCCCGCCGCAGGACGACTTTCGCCACGACACGCCCTGGTTCGTGCCACCGCCAGCTCGACGCGCTCGTCACGTGGCGGTGATCGGCGCGGGCGTTGCCGGGGCCAGCGTGGCCCACGCCCTGGCGCGGCGCGGTATCTCGGTGACGCTTCTCGACAGGACCGCTCCCGGCGCCGGCGCTTCCGGCAACGATCAGGGGGCGCTCTACGTCAAACTCGCCGCGCAGACCAACCTGCAAAGCCGTTTCTATCTCGCCGGCCTGCAGCACAGCCGACGCTGGCTGGCGCAGCTTGATCCGGAACGCACGCTCTGGCGAGACTGCGGGGTGCTGCAGCTGGCTACCAATTACCGAGAAGCCAGGCGCCAGGCGCGCTTTCTCGCCAACCATCCGCTGCCCGCGAGCCTTGTCGAAGGGGTGGACGCGGCCACCGCCAGCGCTCGGTCAGGCATCCGACTTGAGCACGGCGGGCTCGATTATCCAAATGCCGGCTGGGTGCGGCCCCGAGCGATCTGCCAGCGGCTCGCCGCCGCCCCGGGAATCATGTTTCGTCGGGGGACGGTCGAGTGCCTTGTTTCCAACGATAGGGGTTGGCAACTGGTGCTGGCGAATGGCGAACGCCTCGAAGCAGATCACGTAGTCATCGCCAATGCCGCCCAGGCAAGCCGGTTCGCCCAGAGCGAGGCGTTTCCCTTGCAGGTGGTGCGCGGCCAGATCACGCAAATCGAACTGGATGGAAAAGCGACTCCCGAACTCAAGCGAGTCGTCTGCGCTGGGGGTTACGTGCCGCCGCCCCTCGACGGGAGGCTGATCGTCGGCGCCAGCTTTCGGCCCAACGATAGCGGACAGGAACTTCGTGACGAAGAACACGCCGCCAACCTGGCGGAACTGGCGAAAACACTCCCCGCCTATTTTGAAGCGCTCCAGCAGGCCGATGTCGAACTCGATCCCACTCGCCTTCAAGGCCGCGTGGCCCTGCGCGCCGCCAGCCCGGACAAGACCCCCTATGCGGGGCCGGTGCCGATCGCCAAGCGCTGGCATGAGGATTACGCAATGCTCGCCAAGGACGCCAGACGTACTCCGGCAACGCCCGGCGCGCATCATCCGGGGCTCTGGATCAGCACTGCTCACGGCTCTCGAGGCTTCGCCAGCGCCCCGCTGTGCGCGGAAATCATTGCCTCGCGGCTCTGCGACGAACCTCTGCCCCTGGAACGGGAACTGGTGGATCACCTGCACCCGGGGCGACGACTGATTCGCGAGCTGATTACGAGCCAATGA
- a CDS encoding PHP domain-containing protein — MIIDSFPADSRADTPRLPDTFCEVQDVDLHMHSTASDGVLSPGELVALCHRRGLTHMALTDHDTLAGVEEAAQAAAQAGIRLIPATELSCQWRGANIHVVALLPRGGIGKLAEGLIRQAQARVIRAEVIASRLEKLGLDNALARARVQAGSERPLGRPDFAAALVEAGLVKDRASAFKKFLGSGKPGDVKAHWPFLSEVVEWIGGAGGVAVLAHPLRYGLTRRKRGLLLDAFVDVGGEAAELISGFQNADLTRDLARQLEGRGLYGSLGSDFHFPGGPLAPGAMSPPPRTDVTPVWLHPALTGFSAR; from the coding sequence ATGATCATCGATTCCTTTCCTGCTGACTCTCGCGCCGATACTCCGCGCCTGCCCGATACGTTCTGCGAAGTTCAGGACGTCGATCTGCATATGCACTCCACCGCGTCGGACGGCGTGCTGTCCCCCGGCGAACTGGTGGCGCTTTGCCACCGCCGCGGCCTGACCCACATGGCGCTGACGGATCACGACACCCTGGCTGGGGTGGAAGAGGCGGCCCAGGCGGCGGCGCAGGCAGGGATTCGCTTGATTCCTGCCACGGAGCTTTCCTGCCAGTGGCGAGGCGCCAATATCCATGTGGTGGCTTTGCTTCCCCGAGGTGGCATCGGCAAGCTGGCGGAGGGTCTGATCCGCCAGGCCCAGGCACGGGTGATTCGGGCGGAAGTGATCGCTTCAAGGCTGGAAAAGCTGGGGCTGGATAATGCCCTGGCCAGAGCCCGCGTTCAGGCCGGAAGCGAACGACCCCTGGGGCGACCGGACTTCGCCGCGGCCTTGGTAGAGGCCGGCCTGGTCAAGGACAGGGCCAGCGCCTTCAAGAAGTTCCTGGGCAGCGGCAAGCCCGGGGACGTCAAGGCCCATTGGCCGTTTCTGAGCGAGGTGGTGGAATGGATTGGTGGTGCTGGCGGCGTCGCGGTGCTGGCGCACCCGCTGCGCTACGGCCTGACGCGCCGCAAACGCGGCCTGCTGCTGGATGCCTTCGTTGATGTTGGAGGCGAGGCAGCGGAACTGATCAGCGGCTTCCAGAACGCGGATCTGACCCGAGACCTGGCCCGCCAGCTCGAGGGTCGCGGCCTTTACGGCTCCCTGGGGAGCGATTTTCACTTTCCCGGCGGCCCTCTGGCACCCGGTGCCATGAGTCCGCCGCCGCGCACCGACGTCACGCCGGTGTGGTTGCATCCGGCGCTGACGGGATTCAGCGCTCGTTGA
- a CDS encoding ion transporter, protein MLPTLKPAGEGLRTRIFQIIFESDTRLAKGFDIMLIVLILTSVGVIMADSVPVWHVLYGDWFYRIEWGFTILFTIELLVRVYCLDRPSQYLRSFYGIVDILAILPTWLVLFIPGAHSLVMIRIMRVLRVFRVLRLMQFVGEGRTLVEALKKSSHQILLFLFTVVMLVTIFGTLIYTIEPKEAGFTSIPKAIYWGVVTLTTVGYGDIAPVTALGQFISVVVMLLGYSIIAVPTGVFSAEVIRSIRAERYSDEACPGCGHDRHEKRAKYCLLCGTWLDEDTPDPNKAEEDEQEGPCEEVKQAAQEDSPKVRRDMDNETPRGGPSV, encoded by the coding sequence GTGCTTCCCACCCTGAAACCCGCCGGCGAAGGCCTGCGCACACGAATTTTTCAGATCATCTTCGAATCGGATACCCGGCTTGCCAAGGGGTTCGATATCATGCTGATCGTGCTTATCCTGACCAGTGTCGGGGTGATCATGGCAGACAGCGTGCCGGTATGGCACGTCCTTTATGGCGACTGGTTTTATCGTATCGAATGGGGCTTCACGATCCTCTTTACCATTGAACTTCTGGTGCGCGTCTACTGCCTGGATCGTCCGAGTCAATACCTGAGGAGCTTCTACGGCATCGTCGACATACTGGCGATTCTACCTACCTGGCTGGTGCTGTTCATCCCCGGCGCTCACTCCTTGGTCATGATTCGCATCATGCGGGTACTGCGGGTGTTTCGGGTGCTGCGGCTGATGCAGTTCGTCGGCGAAGGCCGGACGCTGGTCGAAGCCCTCAAGAAGAGTTCTCATCAGATACTGCTGTTTCTATTCACGGTGGTCATGCTGGTGACCATCTTCGGCACCCTGATCTACACGATCGAGCCGAAGGAAGCCGGCTTCACCAGCATTCCCAAGGCGATTTACTGGGGCGTGGTGACGCTGACCACCGTCGGCTACGGCGATATCGCCCCGGTCACGGCGCTGGGCCAGTTCATCTCCGTGGTGGTGATGCTGCTGGGTTACTCGATCATCGCCGTTCCCACCGGGGTGTTTTCCGCGGAGGTGATTCGCTCGATTCGTGCGGAGCGCTATTCCGACGAAGCCTGCCCCGGCTGCGGTCACGACCGCCACGAGAAGCGCGCCAAGTACTGCCTGCTATGCGGTACCTGGCTCGACGAGGATACCCCGGATCCCAACAAGGCGGAGGAAGATGAGCAGGAAGGTCCCTGCGAAGAGGTAAAACAGGCCGCCCAGGAAGACAGCCCAAAAGTACGTCGGGACATGGACAACGAAACGCCCCGCGGCGGCCCCAGCGTCTGA
- a CDS encoding L-threonylcarbamoyladenylate synthase has protein sequence MTQFFHIHPENPQQRLIDQAVQLIRQDGVIAYPTDSGYALGCQLGNKKGIEKIKWLRALDDKHNFTLVCSDLSEIGTYAKVDNAVFRLLKAQTPGAYTFILNATSEVPRLLLHPKRRSIGIRVPDHRITHALLAALGEPLMSVTLIPVDEEWPMTDPEEIRDRFGAHLDLIVDGGACHLEPTSVIDLRELPPVVVREGRGDLAPFRE, from the coding sequence ATGACCCAGTTCTTTCATATTCACCCGGAAAACCCCCAGCAGCGTCTGATCGATCAGGCCGTTCAATTGATTCGACAGGACGGTGTGATTGCCTATCCGACGGACTCCGGCTATGCCCTGGGCTGCCAGTTGGGTAACAAGAAAGGCATCGAGAAGATCAAGTGGCTGCGCGCTCTGGACGACAAGCACAACTTCACCCTGGTGTGCTCGGATCTTTCCGAAATCGGCACCTACGCCAAGGTGGACAACGCGGTATTTCGTCTGCTCAAGGCGCAGACCCCTGGCGCCTATACGTTCATCCTCAACGCCACCAGCGAGGTTCCACGTCTGCTGCTGCATCCCAAGCGGCGCTCCATCGGCATTCGCGTGCCGGATCACCGCATTACCCATGCCTTGCTGGCGGCGCTGGGAGAACCTCTGATGAGCGTGACCTTGATTCCCGTGGACGAGGAATGGCCCATGACCGACCCGGAGGAGATTCGCGACCGCTTCGGCGCCCACCTGGATCTGATCGTCGATGGCGGCGCCTGTCACCTGGAGCCCACCAGCGTCATCGATCTGCGTGAGCTGCCCCCGGTGGTGGTGCGCGAGGGACGGGGCGATCTCGCACCCTTTCGGGAATAG